A region of Beijerinckia sp. 28-YEA-48 DNA encodes the following proteins:
- a CDS encoding UDP-N-acetylmuramoyl-L-alanyl-D-glutamate--2,6-diaminopimelate ligase — translation MPDGVAGRDVAGLTADSRAVRAGFVFFAVPGVKADGLSFAAQAHANGAVAIVCEQLPETPVAGAVYVKVADVRAALAQAAARFYARQPAVIAAITGTSGKTSTASFVRQIWQKLGFPSAALGTTGVVTAEGVAYGSLTTPDPITLHQVLDRLAGDGITHLAMEASSHGLEQKRLDGVRLAAGAFTNLSRDHLDYHPDMESYLKAKLRLFDTLLVSRQPAIVDMDGEYGARVAAACAAAGLRVCTIGRAGEFIRIETIEAQALSTRLVVSHDGRRFDIALPLAGDFMASNALVAAAICIATGGKAEDVFAALASLEGAPGRLERVGQRHGAPIFVDYAHKPDALEKVLQALRPLARGRLVAVFGCGGDRDRGKRPIMGAIAVKYADVAIVTDDNPRSENPAAIRAEILAAAPGALEIGDRAQAIAQAVMMLKEGDVLVIAGKGHETGQIVGGTVLPFSDHEAARRALAEAA, via the coding sequence ATGCCGGATGGTGTCGCTGGTCGTGACGTTGCGGGATTGACCGCCGATAGCCGTGCCGTGCGCGCGGGTTTCGTGTTTTTCGCTGTCCCTGGCGTCAAGGCCGATGGGCTTAGCTTCGCGGCGCAGGCTCATGCCAATGGCGCTGTGGCGATCGTCTGCGAACAGCTGCCGGAGACGCCGGTGGCCGGGGCCGTCTATGTAAAGGTCGCTGATGTGCGGGCAGCGCTGGCGCAAGCGGCGGCGCGGTTTTATGCGCGCCAGCCGGCCGTGATCGCCGCGATCACCGGTACCAGCGGCAAGACATCGACAGCCTCCTTCGTGCGCCAGATCTGGCAGAAGCTTGGTTTTCCGTCGGCGGCTCTGGGCACGACCGGTGTCGTGACCGCCGAGGGTGTCGCCTATGGATCGCTGACGACGCCTGATCCGATCACGCTGCACCAAGTGCTTGATCGCTTGGCCGGCGACGGCATCACCCATCTGGCCATGGAAGCCTCCTCGCACGGCCTCGAGCAGAAGCGTCTCGATGGTGTGCGTCTGGCAGCCGGCGCCTTCACCAATCTGTCGCGCGACCATCTCGACTATCATCCCGATATGGAAAGCTATCTGAAGGCGAAGCTGCGTCTCTTCGATACGCTGCTGGTTTCGAGACAGCCGGCGATCGTCGATATGGATGGCGAATATGGCGCGCGTGTCGCCGCTGCCTGCGCCGCAGCCGGCCTGCGGGTTTGCACGATCGGTCGTGCTGGCGAATTCATCCGTATCGAGACCATTGAGGCCCAAGCCCTGTCGACACGCCTTGTCGTCAGTCACGATGGTCGTCGTTTCGACATCGCTCTGCCGCTGGCAGGTGACTTCATGGCATCGAACGCGCTTGTCGCCGCAGCGATTTGTATCGCCACGGGCGGTAAGGCCGAGGACGTCTTTGCGGCTCTGGCGAGCCTCGAAGGCGCGCCGGGTCGGCTTGAACGGGTCGGCCAGCGCCACGGCGCGCCGATCTTCGTCGATTATGCCCATAAGCCCGATGCGCTGGAGAAAGTGCTGCAGGCGCTGCGGCCGCTGGCGCGCGGGCGGCTGGTCGCCGTCTTCGGTTGCGGTGGCGACCGCGATAGGGGTAAGCGTCCGATCATGGGCGCCATTGCGGTGAAATATGCCGATGTGGCGATTGTCACCGACGACAATCCGCGTTCGGAAAATCCGGCAGCCATTCGGGCGGAAATTCTCGCCGCCGCGCCTGGCGCTCTTGAAATCGGCGATCGCGCCCAGGCGATCGCCCAAGCGGTTATGATGTTGAAGGAAGGCGATGTTCTGGTGATTGCCGGCAAGGGACATGAGACAGGTCAGATCGTTGGCGGCACGGTGTTGCCGTTCTCCGATCACGAGGCGGCGCGTCGCGCCCTGGCGGAGGCGGCTTGA
- a CDS encoding UDP-N-acetylmuramoylalanyl-D-glutamyl-2,6-diaminopimelate--D-alanyl-D-alanine ligase — protein sequence METPELWSSLGLFVPLQARMSGTIPHGVTGISIDTRSLQPGDLFFAIKGENSDGHDYVAMAFDKGAAAAVIDEAHSNDLRGLGSLYVVNDVLPAMERLGRAARERSPAGIVAVTGSVGKTSTKEALRVALSRFGETHASAASYNNHWGVPLTLARMPREAQFGVFEIGMNHAGEITPLVDMVRPHVAIVTTVAPVHLEYFASIDEIAEAKAEIFGGLEANGVAIIHRDVAQFDLLNARAQAATTGNVWSFGLHAEANARLISSERDGDGSRVQARVLGRDITYFVGAPGVHLAMNSLAVLLTSQAFGLELDDAAAAMASFSAPSGRGQTVTLNTPGGDVTLIDESYNANPTSMRAALALLGQTPVASGGRRIAILGDMLELGTASPELHRDLAADIEAAAIDLVFASGPMMKHLFDALPERLRQRWSPTSAGLTDAVLEAVGGGDAVMIKGSNGSRMAPIVAALKEAHAPKARGVDATC from the coding sequence ATGGAGACGCCTGAACTGTGGTCCAGCCTTGGCCTGTTCGTCCCGCTGCAAGCGCGGATGTCGGGGACGATTCCGCACGGCGTGACGGGCATATCGATCGATACGCGTAGCCTGCAACCGGGTGATCTGTTCTTCGCCATCAAGGGCGAGAACAGCGACGGCCATGATTATGTGGCGATGGCCTTCGACAAAGGCGCGGCCGCGGCGGTAATCGACGAAGCGCATTCCAATGATCTGCGTGGGCTTGGGTCACTCTACGTGGTGAACGATGTTCTGCCGGCGATGGAGCGGCTTGGCCGCGCCGCGCGCGAGCGCAGCCCCGCCGGTATCGTTGCCGTCACCGGTTCGGTCGGCAAGACCAGCACCAAGGAAGCCTTGCGTGTGGCGCTGTCGCGCTTTGGCGAGACCCATGCCTCGGCGGCTTCCTACAACAATCATTGGGGCGTGCCGCTGACACTGGCGCGCATGCCGCGCGAAGCGCAATTCGGCGTCTTCGAAATCGGCATGAACCACGCGGGCGAGATCACGCCTTTGGTCGACATGGTGCGGCCGCATGTGGCGATCGTCACCACGGTTGCGCCGGTGCATCTGGAATATTTCGCCTCGATCGATGAAATCGCCGAAGCGAAAGCAGAAATTTTCGGCGGCCTCGAAGCCAATGGCGTGGCGATCATCCATCGCGACGTGGCTCAGTTCGATCTGCTCAATGCGCGCGCGCAAGCCGCGACAACGGGCAATGTTTGGAGCTTTGGCCTGCATGCCGAGGCCAACGCGCGGTTGATCTCCAGCGAGCGCGATGGCGATGGATCGCGGGTCCAGGCTCGCGTCCTTGGTCGGGACATTACTTATTTCGTTGGCGCGCCGGGCGTGCATCTGGCGATGAATTCCCTGGCGGTGCTGCTGACGAGCCAAGCCTTCGGCCTCGAACTTGATGACGCGGCGGCGGCGATGGCCAGCTTCTCGGCCCCAAGCGGGCGCGGACAGACGGTAACGCTGAACACGCCAGGCGGCGATGTCACGTTGATCGACGAAAGCTACAATGCCAATCCGACATCGATGCGCGCTGCCCTGGCGCTGCTCGGCCAGACGCCGGTGGCTTCGGGCGGCCGGCGCATCGCGATTTTGGGTGACATGCTGGAGTTGGGGACTGCATCGCCGGAACTGCATCGCGATCTTGCCGCCGATATCGAGGCTGCGGCGATCGATCTGGTCTTCGCCTCCGGCCCGATGATGAAACATTTGTTCGATGCCTTGCCGGAGCGGCTGCGTCAGCGCTGGTCGCCGACATCGGCTGGCCTGACCGACGCGGTTCTCGAAGCCGTTGGCGGCGGTGATGCGGTCATGATCAAGGGGTCGAACGGCAGCCGCATGGCGCCGATCGTCGCCGCACTTAAGGAGGCTCATGCGCCCAAGGCGCGGGGAGTTGACGCCACATGCTGA
- the murG gene encoding undecaprenyldiphospho-muramoylpentapeptide beta-N-acetylglucosaminyltransferase: protein MASDRAIFVAAGGTGGHLFPAEALSAELTARGYAVELVTDTRALKFGANFPARAIHGVRAATPTGGSLISKASAALQLGLGVIAARSLIGKVKPLCVVGFGGYPTVPPVLAASMLGVPTILHEQNAVMGRANRFMAKRVTRIATGFQSLGGVAPALLAKTVHTGNPVRPAVIAAAQIPFPAADGSLRLLVTGGSQGARVMSDVVPAAIALLPAEQRARLLVTQQARGEDEARVREAYGKLGFAAEVAPFFKDLPERMARSHIIIGRSGASTVSELAVIGRPSILVPFPFALDQDQAANAEHLRATGAAQVVPQPQFTPEWLAEALRSALDDPQGLTRRAQEAKSAGIPDAAARLANLVLETIRAA from the coding sequence ATGGCATCCGACAGAGCTATTTTCGTGGCCGCCGGGGGAACCGGCGGCCATCTGTTTCCAGCCGAAGCATTGAGCGCCGAACTCACGGCGCGCGGCTATGCAGTTGAACTCGTCACCGACACACGGGCGCTGAAATTCGGCGCTAATTTTCCAGCGCGCGCGATCCATGGCGTGCGTGCGGCGACGCCCACCGGCGGCTCCCTCATCTCGAAAGCCTCGGCGGCGCTGCAGCTGGGTCTCGGCGTCATCGCGGCGCGTTCTCTGATCGGCAAAGTGAAACCGCTCTGCGTCGTCGGCTTTGGCGGTTATCCGACCGTGCCGCCGGTGTTGGCCGCCAGCATGCTGGGCGTGCCGACCATTCTGCACGAGCAGAATGCGGTGATGGGCCGGGCCAATCGGTTCATGGCCAAGCGGGTGACCCGCATCGCCACCGGCTTTCAGTCGCTGGGCGGCGTCGCGCCGGCGCTGCTGGCGAAAACTGTGCATACCGGCAATCCGGTGCGCCCGGCAGTGATCGCGGCGGCGCAAATTCCGTTTCCGGCAGCGGACGGTTCTTTGCGTCTTCTCGTCACAGGCGGTTCGCAGGGCGCGCGCGTCATGTCGGACGTGGTGCCAGCGGCCATCGCTTTGTTGCCGGCGGAACAGCGGGCCCGGCTCCTGGTGACGCAGCAGGCGCGGGGCGAGGACGAGGCGCGGGTGCGCGAGGCCTATGGCAAACTGGGCTTTGCCGCCGAAGTGGCGCCGTTTTTCAAGGATCTGCCCGAACGGATGGCCCGTTCGCATATCATTATCGGCCGCTCGGGCGCTTCCACGGTGTCGGAACTGGCGGTGATCGGCCGGCCCAGCATTCTGGTGCCCTTTCCCTTCGCGCTCGATCAGGACCAGGCCGCCAATGCCGAGCATTTGCGGGCGACTGGGGCCGCTCAGGTGGTGCCGCAGCCGCAATTTACCCCGGAATGGCTGGCTGAGGCGCTGCGGAGCGCGCTTGATGACCCGCAGGGGTTGACGCGGCGGGCGCAAGAGGCCAAGAGCGCCGGAATCCCCGACGCAGCCGCGCGTCTCGCCAATCTCGTTTTGGAGACGATACGGGCGGCCTAG
- a CDS encoding penicillin-binding protein 2, which produces MSHSQPFPEDNMQDVAPPPRRRSIRSWLVPFLRGVLGTRIGKSGSRVRLITLAFTAVFVFLGGKLIWLGMKPEQNGLKRAATEASSRARPDIVDRNGDILATDIKIDSVFAEPRRIIDKDEAVELLTAVLPDVNARELRDRLGSRKGFIWVKRGITPKEREEVFRLGLPGVGFLPENKRVYPNGPVAAHVLGFTNTDNIGIAGVEKYIDGNGLNDLALAGLTARSSDMKPIKLSLDIKATYAVRDELVRGIEKFKAKAAAAAIMDVNTGEVIAIASVPDYDPNNPVDALEPNRINRMTVGVFEMGSTFKALTMAMALEARKVTVNTKIDARGALRYGRFAINDFHAQNRVLSVSEVFTYSSNVGTARMALMIGVEGHKAFLRKIGQLDRMRTELPESAEPIVPRNWGELNTMTIAFGHGLAVAPLQAMMAVSALVNGGQLIKPTFLMRSEQEARAISPQVIRPDTSESMRYLMRLNAEVGSARTINVQGYFPGGKTGTANKVVNGRYSNDRVFTTFTAIAPADKPKYLFLTVYDEPQGVPETGGARTAAYNAGATTGRIIERVTPMLGLPPRVATPQMSQVFPSVARLGIGLPSSGSAWR; this is translated from the coding sequence ATGTCCCATTCGCAGCCGTTTCCTGAGGACAACATGCAAGATGTCGCTCCTCCCCCGCGTCGTCGTTCGATCCGCTCCTGGCTGGTGCCGTTCCTGCGCGGGGTGCTTGGCACCCGCATTGGCAAGAGTGGCTCGCGCGTCCGGCTGATCACCCTGGCGTTCACCGCGGTCTTCGTGTTTCTCGGTGGCAAGCTCATTTGGCTTGGCATGAAGCCCGAGCAGAACGGTTTGAAGCGGGCGGCCACGGAAGCAAGCTCACGGGCGCGGCCCGATATTGTCGATCGTAACGGCGATATTCTGGCGACCGACATCAAGATCGATTCCGTTTTCGCCGAACCGCGTCGCATCATCGATAAGGATGAAGCGGTGGAACTGCTCACCGCGGTTCTGCCCGATGTGAACGCGCGCGAATTGCGGGACCGGCTTGGTTCGCGCAAAGGTTTCATCTGGGTCAAGCGCGGTATCACGCCCAAGGAGCGCGAAGAGGTGTTCCGCCTCGGCCTGCCGGGTGTTGGCTTTCTGCCGGAGAATAAACGCGTCTATCCAAACGGTCCGGTGGCTGCCCACGTGCTCGGCTTCACCAACACCGACAATATCGGCATCGCTGGCGTCGAGAAATATATCGACGGCAACGGCCTTAACGATCTGGCCCTTGCTGGCCTGACGGCGCGTTCGAGCGATATGAAGCCGATCAAGCTGTCGCTCGACATCAAGGCCACTTATGCGGTGCGCGACGAGCTCGTCAGAGGCATCGAGAAATTCAAGGCCAAGGCGGCTGCTGCCGCGATCATGGACGTCAACACCGGCGAGGTCATCGCGATCGCCTCGGTGCCCGACTATGATCCGAACAATCCGGTCGATGCCTTGGAACCCAACCGCATCAACCGCATGACTGTCGGTGTGTTCGAAATGGGCTCGACCTTCAAGGCGCTGACCATGGCGATGGCGCTGGAAGCCCGCAAGGTCACGGTCAACACGAAGATCGATGCGCGTGGCGCCTTGCGCTACGGACGCTTCGCCATCAACGATTTCCATGCGCAAAACCGCGTGCTGTCGGTGTCGGAAGTCTTCACCTATTCGTCGAACGTCGGCACGGCCCGGATGGCCCTGATGATCGGCGTCGAGGGGCACAAGGCGTTCCTGCGCAAGATCGGCCAGCTCGATCGTATGCGCACCGAACTACCCGAAAGCGCCGAGCCGATCGTGCCGCGCAATTGGGGTGAGCTGAACACGATGACCATCGCCTTCGGCCATGGCCTGGCGGTCGCGCCCTTGCAGGCGATGATGGCGGTGTCGGCGCTGGTCAACGGCGGTCAGCTGATCAAGCCAACGTTCCTCATGCGCTCGGAACAGGAGGCGCGTGCCATCTCGCCGCAAGTGATCCGCCCTGACACTTCGGAAAGCATGCGCTATCTGATGCGCCTCAATGCGGAAGTTGGTTCGGCGCGCACGATCAACGTGCAGGGTTATTTCCCCGGCGGCAAAACGGGAACGGCGAACAAGGTTGTGAACGGACGCTATTCCAACGACCGTGTGTTCACCACGTTCACGGCGATCGCTCCGGCCGATAAGCCGAAATATCTGTTCCTGACCGTTTACGACGAACCCCAGGGCGTGCCGGAAACCGGCGGTGCGCGCACCGCCGCTTATAACGCCGGCGCCACGACCGGGCGTATTATCGAGCGCGTGACGCCGATGCTCGGCCTGCCGCCGCGCGTGGCGACGCCGCAGATGTCGCAAGTCTTTCCGTCAGTGGCGCGTCTGGGCATTGGTCTGCCTTCAAGCGGGAGCGCCTGGCGGTGA
- a CDS encoding putative peptidoglycan glycosyltransferase FtsW encodes MASRAERTFVSDWWWTVDRWILAAITILMVSGIVLTMAGSPAVAERLGLSTFHFVNRHLVYLIPTTALMVATSFLSPRMVRRAALVVFIVGMVLIFAGLQFGAEIKGARRWIFGIQPSEFVKPAFVVLAAWAFAEGAQRKEMPGTFMALLLLPITIVPLMLQPDFGQTMLISLVWAGLFFMAGLHWFWVAGIGGLGVSGVFFAYKTLPHVRLRIDKFLDPPAAAANGGPSATFQSDTAVESIINGGWFGRGPGEGTVKRILPDSHTDFIFAVTGEEFGIIFCIFLLSVFAFIVLRGLVISSRNEDGFCRFATAGLVMLFGLQAIINMAVNLHVIPPKGMTLPFISYGGSSLLSLALTMGFLIAVTRRRPRSEIAERLH; translated from the coding sequence ATGGCTTCACGCGCTGAACGCACATTCGTCTCGGATTGGTGGTGGACAGTCGATCGCTGGATCCTCGCCGCCATCACGATATTGATGGTGTCGGGCATCGTGTTGACCATGGCGGGCTCGCCCGCCGTTGCCGAGCGGCTCGGGTTGTCGACCTTCCACTTTGTCAACCGGCATCTCGTCTATCTCATTCCCACCACCGCGTTGATGGTGGCGACATCCTTCCTGTCGCCACGCATGGTGCGACGTGCGGCGCTCGTCGTTTTCATCGTCGGCATGGTGCTGATCTTCGCCGGCCTACAATTCGGCGCCGAGATCAAGGGCGCGCGTCGTTGGATTTTCGGTATTCAGCCGTCGGAATTCGTCAAGCCGGCCTTTGTCGTGTTGGCCGCCTGGGCCTTCGCCGAGGGCGCGCAGCGCAAGGAGATGCCGGGCACCTTCATGGCGCTGTTGCTGTTGCCGATCACCATCGTGCCGCTGATGTTGCAGCCAGACTTTGGCCAGACCATGCTGATCTCGCTGGTCTGGGCCGGTCTCTTCTTCATGGCCGGGTTGCATTGGTTCTGGGTGGCGGGCATCGGCGGCCTTGGTGTCAGTGGTGTCTTCTTCGCCTACAAGACCTTGCCGCACGTCAGGCTGCGCATCGACAAGTTCCTTGATCCGCCGGCGGCGGCCGCCAATGGCGGGCCGAGCGCGACCTTCCAGAGCGATACGGCGGTGGAAAGCATCATCAACGGCGGCTGGTTCGGGCGCGGCCCGGGCGAAGGCACCGTCAAGCGCATCCTGCCGGACTCCCATACCGACTTCATTTTCGCTGTCACCGGCGAGGAATTCGGCATCATCTTTTGTATTTTCCTGTTGTCGGTGTTCGCCTTCATCGTCCTGCGTGGCCTGGTCATCTCGTCGCGCAACGAGGATGGGTTCTGCCGTTTCGCCACGGCCGGGCTTGTCATGTTGTTTGGCCTGCAAGCGATCATCAATATGGCGGTGAACCTGCATGTGATCCCGCCCAAGGGCATGACCTTGCCGTTCATTTCCTACGGTGGCTCCTCGCTTCTGTCGTTGGCGCTGACCATGGGCTTCCTGATCGCGGTGACGCGGCGGCGGCCTCGCTCGGAGATCGCGGAGCGTCTGCACTGA
- the mraY gene encoding phospho-N-acetylmuramoyl-pentapeptide-transferase: MLTFLTELSPHLSGLNLFRYITFRTAGATATALLFVFLFGPRIIDALRAKQGKGQPIREDGPEGHLLTKKGTPTMGGLMILAGMIVSTLLWANPKSVYVWIVLFVTVGFGAIGFYDDYLKVTKQSHKGFSGRMRLSGEAIIGIFACYFLMCASVTPPVNTIADFFNAFGAPFRGQVPAARLFVPFVNESVIYFGWFFLAFGAFVIIAAGNAVNLTDGLDGLAIVPVMITAGTFAMIAYLAGNSIFSSYLGINFVPGTGELAVVCGALIGAGIGFLWFNAPPALIFMGDTGSLALGGALGTIAVAVKHEIVLVVVGGLFVMEALSVIIQVGYFKATGKRIFLMAPFHHHLEKMGWKEPQIVIRLWIISFVLALVGLATLKVR; encoded by the coding sequence ATGCTGACATTCCTGACAGAGCTTTCGCCGCATCTTTCCGGGCTTAATCTCTTCCGTTACATCACCTTCCGCACGGCCGGCGCGACCGCGACCGCGCTGTTGTTTGTCTTTCTCTTCGGGCCGCGCATCATCGATGCGCTGCGCGCCAAGCAGGGCAAAGGGCAGCCGATCCGCGAGGACGGGCCGGAAGGGCATCTGCTGACGAAAAAAGGCACGCCGACCATGGGCGGCCTGATGATCCTGGCGGGCATGATCGTGTCCACGCTGCTCTGGGCCAATCCCAAGAGCGTCTATGTGTGGATCGTCCTGTTCGTCACCGTCGGCTTTGGCGCCATCGGCTTCTACGACGACTATCTGAAGGTGACGAAGCAGTCGCATAAGGGCTTCTCCGGCCGTATGCGTCTTAGCGGTGAAGCCATCATCGGCATTTTCGCCTGCTATTTCCTGATGTGCGCCAGCGTGACGCCGCCGGTGAACACGATTGCCGATTTTTTCAACGCGTTTGGTGCGCCGTTCCGGGGCCAGGTGCCGGCGGCGCGGCTGTTCGTCCCCTTCGTCAATGAGTCGGTGATCTATTTCGGCTGGTTCTTCCTGGCCTTCGGCGCTTTCGTCATTATCGCGGCCGGCAATGCGGTCAATCTGACCGACGGTCTCGATGGCCTCGCCATCGTGCCGGTGATGATCACGGCCGGCACTTTCGCGATGATCGCTTATCTCGCCGGCAATTCGATCTTCTCCTCCTATCTCGGTATTAATTTCGTGCCGGGCACCGGCGAACTGGCGGTGGTCTGCGGCGCGCTGATAGGTGCGGGCATCGGCTTCCTCTGGTTCAACGCGCCGCCGGCCCTGATCTTCATGGGCGACACTGGCTCCTTGGCCCTGGGCGGCGCGCTCGGCACCATCGCGGTGGCGGTCAAGCACGAGATCGTGCTCGTCGTCGTCGGCGGCCTCTTCGTCATGGAAGCGCTCTCCGTCATCATTCAGGTCGGCTATTTCAAGGCGACCGGCAAGCGCATCTTCCTGATGGCGCCGTTCCATCACCATCTTGAAAAGATGGGCTGGAAGGAGCCGCAGATCGTCATCCGTCTCTGGATCATTTCCTTCGTGTTGGCCTTGGTCGGCCTCGCGACTCTGAAGGTAAGGTGA
- the murB gene encoding UDP-N-acetylmuramate dehydrogenase has product MTIFNDITADIRARVPGLRGKLVANHPLGPNTWFRVGGAAQVLFVPADEDDLAALLKALPAEIPVTAIGLASNLIVRDGGVEGVVVRLTGKAFGEVTVLDSHRLRAGTGVPDMRLARAAAEAGIDGLAFYRGIPGSVGGALRMNAGAHGGETTDVLVEARGVDRQGNIRTFSHADMGFSYRHSDVPEDIIFTSAVFQGRPGRPEDIVVEMERITAAREASQPIREKTGGSTFANPKPQSAWKVIDAAGCRGLTMGDAQVSEMHCNFLINRGCATAADIEGLGEEVRRRVKEQSGVELRWEIRRIGVAAAGVENIT; this is encoded by the coding sequence ATGACCATTTTCAACGACATCACCGCCGATATTCGCGCCCGTGTTCCTGGGCTGCGCGGCAAGCTCGTGGCCAATCACCCGCTGGGACCAAACACGTGGTTTCGCGTTGGCGGTGCGGCACAGGTTCTATTCGTGCCTGCCGATGAAGATGATCTGGCGGCGCTGCTGAAAGCCTTGCCAGCCGAGATCCCGGTGACGGCGATCGGCCTGGCCTCCAATCTCATCGTGCGCGACGGCGGTGTCGAGGGCGTGGTCGTGCGTCTCACCGGCAAGGCCTTTGGCGAGGTGACGGTGCTCGACAGCCATCGACTGCGGGCTGGCACCGGCGTGCCGGATATGCGGCTTGCCCGTGCGGCGGCTGAAGCCGGGATCGACGGCCTGGCGTTTTATCGCGGCATTCCAGGTTCCGTTGGCGGCGCCTTGCGCATGAACGCCGGCGCCCATGGGGGCGAAACGACCGATGTGCTGGTCGAGGCACGCGGCGTCGATCGCCAGGGCAACATCCGCACCTTCAGCCATGCCGACATGGGTTTTTCCTATCGGCACAGCGATGTGCCGGAAGACATCATCTTTACCAGCGCGGTGTTTCAGGGCCGGCCTGGCCGTCCTGAAGATATTGTCGTCGAGATGGAACGCATCACGGCGGCGCGCGAAGCCTCGCAACCGATCCGTGAAAAAACCGGCGGATCGACGTTTGCCAATCCAAAGCCGCAAAGCGCGTGGAAAGTCATCGACGCAGCGGGCTGCCGTGGACTGACGATGGGCGATGCGCAGGTCAGCGAAATGCATTGCAACTTCCTCATCAATCGTGGATGTGCGACCGCGGCCGATATCGAAGGCCTCGGTGAAGAGGTGCGGCGGCGGGTGAAAGAACAATCCGGCGTCGAGTTGCGTTGGGAAATCCGCCGGATCGGCGTTGCCGCGGCGGGCGTGGAGAACATTACATGA
- the murC gene encoding UDP-N-acetylmuramate--L-alanine ligase, which translates to MKLPRELGPIHFVGIGGIGMSGIAEVLLNQGYAVQGSDASENANVQRLRERGAQVFVGHNADNLGKAEVLVVSTAIRRDNPELVAARENRIPVVRRAEMLAELMRLKRSVAVAGTHGKTTTTSIIATLLDGGGLDPTVVNGGIINAYGTNARLGTGEWMVVEADESDGTFLKLPADVAVVTNIDAEHLDHFKTFDAVKDAFRALVENLPFYGFAVMCLDHPTVQELVGRVEDRRVITYGMNPQADVRLLDVDLSGGASRFNVLVRDRKTSKATYLENLVMPMPGHHNALNATAAIAVAYELGVPPETIVKALGAFGGVKRRFTKTGEWNGAQIFDDYGHHPVEIAAVLSAARASTKGKVIAVVQPHRYSRLQSLFNDFATCLNDADDVIIADVYAAGEKPIEGADKTALVAAARAHGHRNAIALESPEKLADMIAGLAGPGDYVVLLGAGNITQWAAALPAELAARK; encoded by the coding sequence ATGAAACTGCCTCGCGAACTTGGTCCGATTCATTTTGTCGGCATCGGCGGTATCGGCATGTCGGGCATTGCCGAAGTGCTGCTCAATCAAGGCTATGCGGTACAGGGCTCGGATGCGAGCGAGAACGCCAATGTGCAGCGCCTGCGCGAGCGCGGCGCCCAGGTCTTCGTTGGCCATAACGCCGACAATCTCGGCAAGGCGGAAGTGCTCGTCGTGTCGACGGCGATCCGCCGCGACAATCCTGAACTGGTCGCGGCGCGTGAGAACCGTATTCCCGTGGTGCGGCGCGCCGAAATGCTGGCCGAGCTGATGCGCCTGAAGCGCTCCGTGGCGGTGGCTGGCACCCATGGCAAGACGACGACCACGTCGATCATCGCCACATTGCTGGATGGCGGCGGTCTCGACCCCACGGTCGTCAACGGCGGCATCATCAATGCCTATGGCACCAATGCACGGCTTGGCACCGGCGAATGGATGGTCGTTGAAGCGGACGAAAGCGACGGCACATTCCTCAAACTTCCCGCTGACGTAGCGGTTGTTACCAATATCGATGCCGAGCATCTCGATCACTTCAAGACCTTCGATGCGGTCAAGGACGCGTTCCGCGCACTGGTGGAGAACCTGCCGTTTTATGGTTTCGCGGTGATGTGCCTCGACCATCCGACGGTGCAGGAACTGGTTGGCCGGGTCGAAGACCGGCGTGTCATTACCTATGGCATGAATCCGCAAGCCGACGTGCGCCTGCTCGACGTCGATCTTTCCGGCGGCGCATCGCGCTTCAACGTGCTGGTGCGCGACCGCAAGACGTCGAAGGCGACCTATCTGGAAAATCTGGTGATGCCGATGCCGGGCCATCACAATGCACTTAATGCCACGGCTGCTATCGCGGTGGCTTATGAACTGGGCGTTCCGCCCGAGACGATCGTCAAGGCGCTGGGCGCCTTCGGCGGCGTCAAGCGCCGTTTCACTAAGACCGGTGAATGGAATGGCGCGCAGATTTTCGACGATTACGGCCATCATCCTGTCGAGATCGCCGCCGTGTTGAGCGCCGCCCGGGCGTCGACGAAGGGCAAGGTCATCGCCGTCGTGCAGCCGCATCGCTACAGCCGCCTGCAATCGCTGTTCAATGATTTCGCCACCTGTCTCAACGATGCCGACGATGTCATCATCGCCGATGTCTATGCCGCCGGCGAGAAGCCGATCGAGGGCGCCGACAAGACTGCCCTTGTCGCGGCCGCGCGCGCCCATGGCCATCGCAATGCCATCGCGCTTGAATCGCCCGAGAAACTTGCCGACATGATCGCGGGCCTTGCGGGGCCCGGCGATTACGTGGTGCTGCTCGGGGCCGGCAACATCACCCAATGGGCGGCAGCCTTGCCGGCGGAACTGGCGGCCCGCAAATGA